In Puntigrus tetrazona isolate hp1 chromosome 22, ASM1883169v1, whole genome shotgun sequence, one genomic interval encodes:
- the LOC122328182 gene encoding inaD-like protein, with translation MFAWLPGGCRDFGNGSVLSDDLDEEPELILDAEPRYASPLTTIELLPGLEREMAVDEDDEEQEMEDQESPKVDSLPSYFSEKSRPWEEPTPSFSSNSPYQFNTQPDTQEQFTEEDIELCTSFEKIHLQLPQIPLSQSATWIEAADSEADSDSRNEGSELTLTDTDTESAQRTSSRSRKRRNQGAAGSGREGNSDLPEREEGEGEETPAFSHWGPPRRVEVLPQPEESLGISIVGGRTVIKRLKNGEELKGIFIKQVLPDSPAGRTGALKTGDKILQVCGVDLQNASHEEAVQAIKAASSPVVFIVQSLSSTPRPVSVMASSIRQHKAKRKVAQVSCKPALCTSSPLSCDSLTFSSGLLNPNPAGIYIS, from the exons ATGTTTGCTTGGTTGCCAGGAGGTTGCAGG GACTTTGGAAACGGCTCTGTGTTATCTGATGATCTGGATGAGGAGCCGGAGCTTATCTTGGATGCTGAGCCACGCTACGCCTCTCCTCTCACCACCATTGAACTCCTGCCTGGCCTGGAGCGAGAGATGGCTgtagatgaagatgatgaagagcAGGAGATGGAGGATCAAGAGAGCCCCAAGGTCGACAGTCTGCCTTCATACTTCAGTGAGAAGTCTCGCCCCTGGGAAGAACCAACACCGTCTTTCAGTTCCAACAGCCCCTATCAGTTCAACACTCAACCTGATACACAAGAACag TTCACAGAAGAGGACATTGAGCTTTGCACAAGCTTCGAGAAGATTCACTTGCAGCTCCCGCAAATTCCCCTCA GTCAGTCGGCCACGTGGATAGAGGCGGCAGACAGCGAGGCAGACTCTGACTCCAGAAACGAAGGCTCAGAACTTACTTTGACTGACACAGACACTGA GTCTGCACAGCGCACTTCCTCTCGCAGCAGGAAGAGAAGAAACCAGGGGGCAGCCGGTTCAGGCAGGGAAGGCAACAG TGATCTGCCTGAAAGAGAGGAGGGAGAAGGTGAGGAGACGCCCGCGTTCAGCCACTGGGGTCCGCCTCGCAG GGTGGAGGTGTTGCCACAGCCGGAGGAGTCTCTGGGTATCAGCATAGTGGGCGGCCGCACGGTTATAAAGAGGCTGAAGAACGGCGAGGAACTAAAGGGCATTTTCATCAAACAGGTGCTGCCAGACAGCCCAGCTGGACGCACGGGTGCCCTTAAAACAGGAGACAAGATCTTACAG GTTTGTGGAGTGGATTTGCAGAACGCCAGCCATGAGGAGGCAGTGCAGGCTATCAAAGCAGCTTCCAGTCCCGTGGTCTTCATCGTGCAGAGCCTGTCCTCCACTCCACGG CCTGTTTCAGTGATGGCCTCCAGCATTAGACAGCACAAGGCTAAGAGGAAAGTCGCCCAGGTGAGTTGCAAGCCCGCGCTCTGCACAAGCTCACCCTTGAGTTGTGACTCTTTAACCTTCAGCTCTGGGCTTCTCAACCCAAATCCTGCGGGAATATACATATCCTGA